Proteins encoded in a region of the Rothia mucilaginosa genome:
- the dapC gene encoding succinyldiaminopimelate transaminase produces MTYGLNLPEYPWEALAPYRATAAAHPDGPVDLSIGTPVDPTPQNIREALAAASNAPGYPTTHGTPALREAIAEWFARRRGVTGLNPDAIMPTVGSKELVAWLPFLLGLGPGDVVVYPRVAYPTYDMGARFARAESVPADSLDELDADTRSRVKLIWVNSPANPNGVVRTVEQLREIVAQAREIGAVVASDECYAELGWGAWDEARGGQPVPSILDPRVCDGDFTGLFAVYSLSKQSNLAGYRAAFIAGAPELMPNLINSRKHAGMIVPAPVQAAMMVALADEAHVAAQKDLYRARREVLEEAIIAAGGRIENSEAGLYLWTTFGESTWDSIGRLAELGIIAGPGVFYGEDGEGYVRIALTASDEAVAKAAERLKVSASK; encoded by the coding sequence ATGACTTACGGCCTGAACCTGCCCGAATACCCCTGGGAGGCGCTCGCCCCCTACCGCGCAACCGCGGCCGCCCACCCGGACGGTCCGGTGGACCTGTCCATCGGCACCCCGGTCGACCCGACCCCGCAGAACATTCGTGAGGCGCTGGCGGCTGCCTCCAACGCACCCGGCTACCCGACCACCCACGGCACCCCCGCCCTGCGTGAGGCTATTGCCGAGTGGTTTGCGCGCCGCCGCGGCGTGACCGGCCTGAACCCTGACGCGATTATGCCCACGGTGGGTTCGAAGGAGCTCGTGGCGTGGCTGCCGTTCCTGCTGGGGCTGGGCCCGGGCGATGTGGTCGTGTACCCGCGCGTTGCGTACCCCACCTACGATATGGGTGCCCGTTTTGCTCGCGCCGAGTCTGTACCCGCCGACAGCCTGGACGAGTTGGATGCTGATACCCGTAGCCGTGTGAAGCTGATTTGGGTGAACTCCCCGGCGAACCCGAACGGTGTGGTGCGTACCGTGGAGCAGCTGCGTGAGATTGTGGCGCAGGCGCGTGAAATTGGTGCCGTGGTGGCGTCCGATGAATGCTACGCTGAGCTCGGTTGGGGTGCTTGGGATGAGGCGCGTGGCGGTCAGCCGGTGCCGTCCATCCTGGATCCTCGCGTGTGCGATGGTGACTTCACCGGCCTGTTTGCCGTGTATTCGCTGTCGAAGCAGTCGAACCTTGCCGGTTACCGTGCCGCGTTCATCGCCGGTGCCCCCGAGCTGATGCCGAACCTGATTAATAGCCGCAAGCACGCAGGCATGATTGTGCCCGCCCCGGTGCAGGCTGCCATGATGGTGGCGCTGGCTGATGAGGCGCATGTGGCGGCGCAGAAGGACCTGTACCGTGCTCGCCGCGAGGTGCTGGAGGAGGCGATTATCGCCGCCGGTGGTCGCATCGAGAATTCTGAAGCTGGCCTGTACCTGTGGACCACTTTCGGCGAGTCTACCTGGGATTCGATTGGTCGCCTGGCGGAGCTGGGTATTATTGCTGGCCCCGGCGTGTTCTACGGCGAGGACGGCGAAGGCTACGTGCGCATCGCTCTGACTGCCTCCGATGAGGCGGTGGCGAAGGCTGCTGAGCGTCTGAAGGTATCTGCATCTAAGTAA
- the galE gene encoding UDP-glucose 4-epimerase GalE, protein MKVLVTGGAGYIGSHTVLELLKAGHDVVVMDNLANSSEESLKRVAELAGRAPEFHKVDLLDLEGMKALFKQVRPDAVIHFAGLKAVGESAEKPLWYYQTNVAGTLNLLYAMDEADCHSIVFSSSATVYGEPESMPLIEKMNMDAQSCYGRTKEHIEDMLVDLAASDSKWNIALLRYFNPVGAHESGRIGEDPAGIPNNLVPFIAQVAVGRREYLNVFGNDYPTVDGTGVRDYIHVVDLADGHLKALDYITQHGGLHTWNLGTGNGYSVLQVLHAFEEACGKELPYKIVDRRPGDVAVSYADPSSALADLGWSASRDIKTMVRDHWNWQKNNPNGYEA, encoded by the coding sequence ATGAAGGTACTCGTTACCGGCGGCGCCGGCTACATCGGCTCCCACACTGTACTTGAACTGCTCAAGGCAGGTCACGACGTCGTCGTCATGGATAACCTTGCAAACTCTTCCGAGGAGTCCCTCAAGCGCGTCGCTGAACTCGCTGGCCGCGCCCCCGAGTTCCACAAGGTTGACCTGCTCGACCTCGAAGGCATGAAGGCTCTCTTCAAGCAGGTTCGCCCCGACGCTGTGATTCACTTTGCGGGTCTGAAGGCTGTGGGCGAATCCGCCGAGAAGCCGCTGTGGTACTACCAGACCAACGTGGCTGGCACCCTGAACCTGCTGTACGCAATGGACGAGGCTGACTGCCACTCCATCGTGTTCTCCTCCTCCGCTACCGTGTACGGTGAGCCCGAGTCCATGCCTCTGATTGAGAAGATGAACATGGATGCGCAGTCCTGCTACGGCCGCACCAAGGAGCACATCGAGGACATGCTGGTCGACCTGGCTGCTTCTGATTCCAAGTGGAACATTGCTCTGCTGCGTTACTTCAACCCCGTTGGTGCGCACGAGTCCGGCCGTATTGGTGAGGACCCGGCGGGCATCCCGAACAACCTGGTGCCCTTCATCGCGCAGGTTGCTGTGGGTCGCCGCGAGTACCTGAACGTCTTCGGTAACGACTACCCGACCGTTGACGGTACCGGCGTGCGCGACTACATCCACGTGGTTGACCTGGCTGACGGCCACCTGAAGGCGCTGGATTACATTACCCAGCACGGCGGTCTGCACACCTGGAACCTGGGTACCGGTAACGGTTACTCGGTTCTGCAGGTTCTGCACGCGTTCGAGGAGGCGTGCGGTAAGGAGCTGCCGTACAAGATTGTGGATCGTCGCCCCGGTGACGTTGCGGTCTCTTACGCTGATCCTTCCTCTGCTCTGGCGGATCTGGGTTGGAGCGCTAGCCGCGACATTAAGACCATGGTTCGCGACCACTGGAACTGGCAGAAGAACAACCCCAATGGTTACGAAGCCTAA
- a CDS encoding twin-arginine translocase TatA/TatE family subunit, with the protein MFGISGTELIILAIITFVVIGPERMPEYARQIREFVKTVRRMAFDAKDDFKEALGETGLEDINWRQYDPRQYDPRVIVKQAFAEDDAEREREAREREEALLKEKEKSESRALPRGAYAPFDVDAT; encoded by the coding sequence GTGTTTGGTATTAGTGGCACCGAGTTGATTATTTTGGCCATCATCACGTTCGTGGTGATTGGCCCCGAACGCATGCCCGAATACGCCCGACAGATCCGCGAATTCGTCAAGACCGTGCGCCGCATGGCGTTCGATGCGAAGGACGACTTCAAGGAAGCCCTGGGCGAGACGGGTCTGGAAGATATTAACTGGCGCCAGTACGACCCCCGCCAGTACGATCCGCGCGTGATTGTGAAGCAGGCGTTCGCTGAGGATGACGCCGAGCGCGAGCGTGAGGCGAGGGAACGTGAAGAGGCGCTGCTGAAGGAGAAGGAAAAGTCGGAGAGCCGTGCTCTTCCGCGAGGCGCATACGCCCCCTTCGACGTGGACGCAACCTAA
- the dapE gene encoding succinyl-diaminopimelate desuccinylase has product MSVSPKNSELHPVPQPPLNLDVSMPELTRALLDYESVSGNEQPIADAVHMALSFCPHLHLTRDGDAIIARTEFPPLPGVEGERTRIILAGHLDTVPLPTVEGSLGTVPSTVREEDGHSVLYGRGATDMKGGVAVQLKLAAELTAQDTDYNLTYIFYDNEEVASELSGLARLIRNHGELITDADFGVLLEPTNGTIEGGCNGTMRFFVRTRGLAAHSGRAWRGENAIHALAPALAALASYEPKTIAVEGLDYREGLNAVQISGGVAGNVIPDAAAMHVNYRFAPDKTLDEAIAHVREVFAGYELDFVDLSPAARPGLDTPLAASLIEAVGEEPQPKYGWTDVARLSEIGIPAVNFGPGDALLAHTDNEHVSFSQLTRCHADLRAWLLSDRDED; this is encoded by the coding sequence ATGAGCGTTTCCCCCAAGAACTCTGAGCTTCACCCTGTACCGCAGCCGCCCCTGAACCTGGACGTGTCCATGCCCGAGCTGACCCGTGCCCTGCTGGATTACGAGTCGGTTTCCGGCAATGAGCAGCCAATTGCTGACGCCGTGCACATGGCGCTGTCGTTCTGCCCGCACCTGCACCTGACCCGTGACGGGGACGCCATTATCGCCCGCACCGAGTTCCCGCCGCTGCCCGGCGTTGAGGGGGAACGCACCCGCATTATTCTTGCCGGTCACCTGGATACCGTGCCCCTGCCCACCGTTGAGGGTTCGCTGGGTACCGTGCCGTCCACGGTACGTGAAGAGGACGGCCACAGCGTGCTCTACGGTCGCGGCGCCACCGACATGAAGGGCGGCGTGGCGGTTCAGCTGAAGCTTGCCGCCGAACTGACCGCGCAGGACACCGACTACAACCTGACCTACATCTTCTACGACAACGAAGAAGTCGCCAGCGAACTCTCCGGCCTGGCGCGTCTGATCCGCAATCACGGTGAGCTCATCACTGACGCAGACTTCGGTGTGCTGCTTGAACCGACCAACGGCACCATTGAGGGCGGCTGCAACGGCACCATGCGTTTCTTCGTGCGCACCCGCGGCCTTGCCGCCCACTCGGGACGTGCATGGCGCGGCGAGAACGCGATTCACGCCCTGGCACCGGCGTTGGCGGCGCTCGCCTCCTACGAACCGAAGACTATCGCGGTGGAGGGCCTGGACTATCGTGAGGGTCTGAACGCGGTGCAGATTTCTGGTGGCGTCGCCGGTAACGTGATTCCTGATGCGGCGGCAATGCACGTGAACTACCGTTTTGCCCCTGATAAGACCCTGGATGAGGCTATCGCCCACGTGCGTGAGGTCTTCGCCGGATACGAGCTGGATTTTGTGGATCTTTCCCCAGCGGCTCGCCCCGGACTGGACACCCCGCTGGCGGCTTCCCTCATTGAGGCGGTGGGAGAGGAGCCCCAGCCGAAGTACGGTTGGACGGACGTAGCTCGCCTGAGCGAGATTGGTATTCCCGCCGTGAATTTCGGCCCTGGTGACGCCCTGCTGGCTCATACCGATAACGAGCACGTGAGCTTTAGCCAGCTGACCCGCTGCCACGCGGATTTGCGTGCCTGGCTGCTCAGCGACCGCGACGAGGACTAA
- the typA gene encoding translational GTPase TypA, giving the protein MSENTASRPDLRNVAIVAHVDHGKTTIVDAMLQQTHAFSAHADVEDRVMDSGDLEKEKGITILAKNTTVFYNGPSANGETITINVIDTPGHADFGGEVERGLSMVDGVVLLVDASEGPLPQTRFVLRKALAAKLPVILVVNKVDRPDSRIDEVVGESMDLLLGLASDLADEVPDLDLDAVLNVPVVYASGKAGAASLNQPADGQLPDNDNLEPLFKTIIEHVPAPTYDPNEVLQAHVTNLDSSPFLGRLALVRIFNGTLKKGQTVAWARHDGEIKNVRISELLATKALERVPAESAGPGEIVAVAGIEDITIGETLTDAENPKPLPLIKVDDPAISMTIGINTSPLAGRVKGAKVTARQVKDRLDRELIGNVSIKVLPTQRPDAWEVQGRGELALAILVEQMRREGFELTVGKPQVVTKTIDGKVYEPMEHMIIDVPEEYLGAVTQLMAARKGRMENMSNHGTGWVRMEFAVPARGLIGFRTQFLTETRGAGISSSYSIEHEPWAGEIEYRTNGSLIADRAGVVTPYAMINLQERGTFFVEPTSEVYEGMIVGMNSRADDMEVNITKEKKLTNMRSSTADNFENLTPPKKLTLEECLEFAREDECVEVTPEAIRIRKVILDSNERVREFRRRARAN; this is encoded by the coding sequence ATGTCTGAAAACACCGCTTCGCGCCCCGACCTTCGCAATGTGGCTATCGTGGCACACGTTGACCACGGTAAGACCACCATCGTCGACGCGATGCTGCAGCAGACCCACGCCTTCTCTGCCCACGCAGATGTTGAAGACCGAGTCATGGACTCCGGTGACCTCGAAAAGGAAAAGGGCATCACCATTCTGGCGAAGAACACCACCGTGTTCTACAACGGCCCTTCCGCCAACGGTGAGACCATCACCATTAACGTTATTGACACCCCCGGCCACGCCGACTTCGGTGGCGAGGTGGAGCGCGGCCTGTCCATGGTTGACGGCGTTGTGCTGCTCGTGGACGCATCCGAAGGCCCGCTGCCCCAGACCCGCTTCGTGCTGCGTAAGGCACTGGCTGCTAAGCTGCCCGTAATCCTCGTGGTGAACAAGGTTGACCGCCCCGACTCCCGTATTGACGAGGTTGTTGGCGAGTCCATGGACCTGCTGCTCGGCCTGGCATCCGACCTGGCGGACGAGGTTCCCGACCTGGACCTGGACGCCGTGCTGAACGTTCCGGTGGTGTACGCATCCGGTAAGGCTGGCGCTGCATCCCTGAACCAGCCCGCAGACGGCCAGCTGCCCGACAACGACAACCTTGAGCCGCTGTTCAAGACCATCATCGAGCACGTGCCCGCCCCCACCTACGACCCCAACGAGGTTCTGCAGGCACACGTGACCAACCTGGACTCCTCCCCGTTCCTGGGCCGTCTGGCACTGGTCCGTATCTTCAACGGCACCCTGAAGAAGGGCCAGACCGTTGCGTGGGCACGTCACGACGGTGAGATCAAGAACGTCCGCATCTCCGAGCTGCTGGCGACCAAGGCTCTCGAGCGTGTTCCCGCAGAGTCCGCTGGCCCCGGCGAAATCGTCGCAGTGGCTGGTATCGAGGACATCACCATTGGTGAAACCCTCACCGACGCTGAGAACCCCAAGCCCCTGCCGCTGATCAAGGTGGACGATCCCGCGATCTCCATGACCATCGGTATTAACACCTCCCCGCTGGCTGGCCGCGTCAAGGGCGCAAAGGTCACCGCACGTCAGGTGAAGGACCGCCTGGACCGCGAGCTGATCGGTAACGTGTCCATCAAGGTTCTGCCCACCCAGCGTCCGGACGCGTGGGAAGTTCAGGGCCGTGGCGAGCTCGCCCTGGCTATCCTCGTGGAGCAGATGCGCCGCGAAGGCTTCGAGCTGACCGTGGGTAAGCCCCAGGTGGTTACCAAGACCATCGACGGCAAGGTCTACGAGCCCATGGAGCACATGATCATTGACGTGCCCGAGGAGTACCTGGGCGCTGTCACCCAGCTGATGGCTGCACGTAAGGGCCGCATGGAGAACATGTCGAACCACGGTACCGGTTGGGTCCGCATGGAGTTCGCTGTTCCCGCACGTGGTCTGATTGGTTTCCGTACTCAGTTCCTGACTGAGACCCGCGGTGCCGGTATTTCTTCCTCCTACTCGATTGAGCACGAGCCGTGGGCTGGCGAGATTGAGTACCGCACCAACGGTTCGCTGATTGCTGACCGTGCCGGCGTGGTGACCCCCTACGCGATGATTAACCTGCAGGAGCGTGGCACCTTCTTCGTGGAGCCCACCTCTGAGGTGTACGAGGGCATGATCGTTGGTATGAACTCCCGTGCAGACGACATGGAAGTTAACATCACCAAGGAAAAGAAGCTGACCAACATGCGTTCTTCGACTGCGGACAACTTCGAAAACCTGACCCCGCCGAAGAAGCTGACCCTGGAAGAGTGCCTGGAGTTCGCTCGCGAAGACGAGTGCGTTGAGGTGACCCCCGAGGCGATTCGTATCCGTAAGGTCATCCTGGATTCCAACGAGCGTGTCCGCGAGTTCCGCCGCCGCGCCCGCGCGAACTAA
- a CDS encoding PIG-L family deacetylase, giving the protein MSETENTQPDSATPSYPTQGERIAPGSRRDLLPNNYDAKKARILFVHAHPDDETSSTGATMAYYAQKGAEVYLLTATRGELGEVIPEELHHLEVGKPGCRDNGEALGEYRTGELAGAIKALGVKKQFFLGQEPAVAEGALPLYRDSGMAWGPEGKPVANPVAAEDSLTAQPLEPQAQALVAAIRALTPDVLVTYDSDGGYGHPDHVRVYEIVHRALQILEDDEDRPILTWGIEGEFDAADQRLQAAIYGDGTAKRKAMEAHRTQITVVDEKTFEYSNKVPQKISAVETFRVLDGDPTATVHPKPQEAGLVAGVLTGSILGIFAGIAGSIYHAWVVYAGDTALPLGLLVAYLTVFFTALWCALSLRRGYAAAVVAVAVFVTVYVLGYGRPDSPFVLVNPGHSAIGFYGALWWFGAPVAAMLGMLVYTRARVKDAQYFSPRAAHQRARAKK; this is encoded by the coding sequence GTGTCTGAAACCGAGAACACTCAGCCTGATTCTGCGACCCCTAGCTATCCCACGCAGGGTGAGCGCATCGCCCCCGGATCGCGCCGTGACCTGCTGCCGAATAACTACGATGCGAAGAAGGCACGCATCCTGTTTGTGCATGCACACCCGGACGACGAAACCTCCTCGACCGGCGCAACCATGGCGTACTATGCGCAGAAGGGCGCGGAGGTGTACCTGCTGACCGCTACCCGCGGTGAACTAGGTGAGGTCATCCCCGAGGAGCTACACCACCTGGAGGTCGGTAAGCCCGGCTGCCGTGATAATGGTGAGGCGCTGGGTGAGTATCGCACCGGTGAGCTTGCCGGCGCTATTAAGGCACTCGGCGTGAAGAAGCAATTCTTCCTGGGTCAGGAACCCGCCGTCGCTGAGGGCGCGCTGCCCCTGTACCGTGACTCCGGCATGGCGTGGGGCCCGGAGGGTAAGCCCGTCGCCAACCCGGTGGCGGCGGAGGACTCGTTGACCGCGCAGCCGCTGGAACCGCAGGCTCAGGCGCTGGTTGCCGCTATCCGCGCCCTCACCCCGGATGTTCTGGTTACCTACGATTCGGACGGCGGCTACGGCCACCCCGACCACGTGCGCGTGTACGAGATTGTGCACCGTGCCCTGCAGATTCTTGAAGATGACGAGGACCGCCCGATTCTTACCTGGGGTATTGAGGGTGAGTTCGACGCGGCTGATCAGCGCCTGCAGGCTGCTATTTACGGTGACGGCACCGCCAAGCGCAAGGCAATGGAGGCGCACCGCACCCAGATTACGGTGGTGGACGAGAAGACTTTTGAGTACTCGAATAAGGTGCCGCAGAAGATTTCTGCCGTGGAGACTTTCCGTGTGCTCGACGGCGACCCGACGGCGACCGTGCATCCGAAGCCGCAGGAGGCCGGTCTGGTGGCGGGCGTTCTGACCGGCTCGATTCTGGGTATTTTTGCTGGTATTGCCGGGTCGATCTACCACGCTTGGGTCGTGTATGCGGGGGATACCGCCCTGCCCCTCGGCTTGCTGGTGGCGTACCTGACGGTTTTCTTTACCGCCCTGTGGTGCGCCCTGTCGCTGCGCCGCGGCTACGCGGCGGCGGTTGTGGCTGTTGCCGTGTTCGTGACCGTGTACGTGCTCGGATACGGTCGCCCCGATTCGCCGTTTGTTTTGGTGAACCCGGGTCATTCGGCGATTGGCTTCTACGGTGCCCTGTGGTGGTTTGGTGCCCCGGTTGCGGCGATGCTGGGCATGCTCGTGTACACGCGCGCTCGCGTGAAGGACGCGCAGTATTTCTCGCCGCGTGCGGCGCATCAGCGTGCGCGCGCTAAGAAGTAG
- a CDS encoding taurine ABC transporter substrate-binding protein: MNFLLILLALLISGIAVLSVVALSGERAVPGAAFFSGVGRDGLGTFDRVEDFGFIAPLVGAPEDDKALENAPAAEATASATESADANVAAAEPVRRGAVPLADDAESTLSAHDFVEKRKNPQAEGN, encoded by the coding sequence ATGAACTTTCTTCTGATTCTGCTTGCCCTGCTGATTTCGGGCATTGCGGTGCTCTCCGTTGTGGCGCTCTCCGGTGAGCGTGCCGTGCCCGGTGCCGCGTTCTTCAGCGGTGTGGGCCGTGATGGTTTGGGCACCTTTGACCGTGTGGAGGATTTCGGCTTTATCGCTCCTCTCGTCGGTGCTCCCGAAGATGACAAGGCACTCGAGAACGCACCCGCCGCGGAGGCTACCGCTTCGGCTACAGAATCTGCTGATGCTAACGTCGCTGCCGCTGAGCCGGTTCGTCGCGGTGCGGTTCCGCTGGCTGATGATGCGGAGAGCACCTTGAGCGCGCATGACTTTGTGGAGAAGCGAAAGAACCCGCAGGCTGAGGGGAACTAA
- the fdxA gene encoding ferredoxin yields the protein MTYVIALPCVDVKDRACVEECPVDCIYEGERTLYIHPDECVDCGACEPVCPVEAIYYEDDVPEEWTEYVSANADFFDDLGSPGGAAKLGPTGKDVPFIAALPPRGE from the coding sequence ATGACCTACGTAATCGCGCTTCCCTGCGTGGATGTCAAAGACCGCGCATGCGTTGAAGAATGCCCCGTCGACTGCATCTACGAAGGCGAACGCACCCTGTACATCCACCCCGATGAGTGCGTGGACTGCGGCGCCTGCGAGCCCGTCTGCCCCGTAGAAGCAATCTACTACGAAGACGACGTCCCCGAAGAGTGGACTGAATACGTCAGCGCCAACGCAGACTTCTTCGACGACCTGGGTTCCCCCGGCGGTGCCGCAAAGCTCGGCCCCACCGGCAAGGACGTGCCCTTCATCGCGGCACTGCCCCCTCGTGGTGAGTAG
- a CDS encoding P-loop NTPase, whose protein sequence is MTANSSLQDALYAALSRVEDPELRRPITELGMVETALVHPELDEHGEPIPGRHWAEVTVLLTIEGCPLKNTIEQQVRDAAATVEGVERVQLQVGAMNPQQRSALRSMLKPERSNPFTAPGSLTRVFGVVSGKGGVGKSSMTANLAAAFASRGLAVGIIDADVHGFSIPGLLGITDAPTRLDDLILPPTVDVPAPAQRWGEQKVSGGFIRVISIGMFLKGNEPVAWRGPMLHRALEQFIMDVHFGALDVLLLDLPPGTGDIAISMAQLLPNAELVLISTPQHAAVDVAERAGTLSLQTGQKVVGVVENMAAMTLPDGTVLDMFGSGGGQVLAERLSEALSYPVPLLGSVPLDVNLRTGGDEGTPVVWSHPDSPTAEEIQSIASQLLQAGESRAGQSLPLFV, encoded by the coding sequence GTGACCGCTAATTCTTCCCTGCAGGATGCGCTCTACGCGGCGCTTTCCCGCGTCGAGGACCCCGAATTGCGCCGCCCCATTACGGAGCTGGGCATGGTTGAGACTGCGCTCGTGCATCCTGAACTGGATGAGCACGGTGAGCCGATTCCCGGCCGCCACTGGGCTGAGGTCACGGTGCTACTCACCATTGAGGGTTGCCCGCTGAAGAACACCATCGAGCAGCAGGTTCGTGACGCCGCCGCCACCGTTGAGGGTGTTGAGCGTGTGCAGCTGCAGGTGGGTGCGATGAACCCGCAGCAGCGTTCCGCCCTGCGTTCGATGCTCAAGCCGGAGCGTTCCAACCCGTTCACTGCCCCCGGTTCGCTGACCCGCGTGTTCGGTGTGGTGTCCGGTAAGGGTGGCGTGGGTAAGTCCTCCATGACCGCGAATCTTGCCGCGGCGTTCGCTTCGCGTGGGCTTGCGGTGGGCATTATTGACGCGGACGTGCACGGCTTCTCCATCCCGGGTCTGCTGGGTATTACTGACGCCCCGACCCGCCTGGATGACCTGATTCTTCCGCCGACCGTGGACGTTCCCGCCCCCGCCCAGCGTTGGGGTGAGCAGAAGGTCAGCGGCGGCTTTATTCGCGTGATTTCTATCGGCATGTTCCTCAAGGGCAACGAGCCGGTGGCGTGGCGCGGCCCCATGCTGCACCGCGCCTTGGAGCAGTTCATCATGGACGTGCACTTCGGTGCCCTGGATGTGCTGCTGCTCGATTTGCCGCCCGGCACCGGCGATATTGCCATCTCCATGGCTCAGCTGCTGCCGAATGCGGAGCTGGTACTCATTTCCACCCCGCAGCATGCCGCGGTGGATGTGGCGGAGCGTGCCGGCACCCTGAGCTTGCAGACCGGTCAGAAGGTCGTGGGCGTGGTGGAGAACATGGCTGCCATGACCCTGCCGGACGGTACCGTGCTCGACATGTTCGGTTCTGGCGGCGGTCAGGTGCTCGCTGAGCGTCTTTCGGAGGCGCTCTCCTACCCGGTACCGCTGCTCGGTTCCGTCCCGCTGGATGTGAACCTGCGTACCGGCGGCGACGAGGGCACCCCGGTGGTCTGGAGCCACCCGGACTCCCCCACCGCCGAAGAGATTCAGTCCATCGCCTCGCAGCTACTGCAGGCTGGCGAGTCGAGGGCGGGTCAGAGCCTGCCGCTCTTTGTCTAA
- the dapD gene encoding 2,3,4,5-tetrahydropyridine-2,6-dicarboxylate N-succinyltransferase gives MGGMSENTPRYASGVALVNVVVSGEHAGTVLDAWFPAPSLTQTPDLSIADELEDLAVEHPARNARTEVRTASINLDEAPEDAVDAYLRLHLLSHTLVRPNELNLDGLFGTLANVAWTNHGPVLAAEFQKLAIGLRKLGHLSVSHIDKFPRLVDYVVPAGVRIGDGDRLRLGAHLASGTTVMHEGFVNFNAGTLGTSMVEGRISQGVVVGDGSDVGGGASTMGTLSGGGTQRVSIGERSLLGAESGIGIALGDDCVVEAGLYVTAGSRVSVLLPGQEARVVKAAELSGVSNLLFRRNSISGAIEVLPRAKNTVELNEALHLN, from the coding sequence ATGGGAGGCATGTCTGAAAACACTCCCCGTTACGCCTCCGGCGTCGCACTGGTCAATGTTGTTGTCTCTGGCGAGCACGCCGGCACCGTCCTGGATGCCTGGTTCCCCGCCCCCTCCCTCACCCAGACCCCCGACCTGTCCATCGCGGACGAGCTGGAGGACCTGGCCGTTGAGCATCCGGCGCGCAATGCCCGTACCGAGGTGCGTACCGCCTCCATCAACCTGGATGAGGCACCCGAAGATGCGGTCGACGCGTACCTGCGTCTGCACCTGCTCTCGCACACTCTGGTTCGCCCCAACGAGCTGAACCTGGACGGTCTGTTCGGCACCCTGGCGAATGTTGCGTGGACCAACCACGGCCCGGTGCTTGCCGCCGAGTTCCAGAAGCTGGCGATTGGTCTGCGCAAGCTGGGCCACCTGAGCGTGAGCCACATTGATAAGTTCCCGCGCCTGGTGGATTACGTGGTTCCCGCCGGCGTGCGTATTGGCGACGGTGACCGTCTACGCCTGGGTGCGCACTTGGCGTCCGGCACGACCGTGATGCACGAGGGCTTCGTGAACTTCAACGCCGGTACCCTGGGCACCTCCATGGTTGAGGGCCGTATTTCTCAGGGCGTTGTGGTGGGCGACGGCTCGGATGTGGGTGGCGGCGCCTCCACGATGGGTACCCTCTCCGGTGGTGGCACTCAGCGCGTCTCTATTGGTGAGCGTTCTCTGCTGGGTGCGGAGTCCGGTATCGGTATTGCCCTGGGTGATGACTGCGTGGTTGAGGCTGGCCTGTATGTGACCGCTGGTTCGCGCGTGAGTGTTCTGCTGCCCGGTCAGGAGGCGCGCGTGGTGAAGGCTGCGGAGCTGTCCGGTGTGTCGAATCTGCTGTTCCGCCGCAATTCAATCAGCGGCGCGATTGAGGTTCTGCCGCGTGCGAAGAACACCGTGGAGCTGAACGAGGCGCTGCACCTGAACTAG